The following proteins are co-located in the Palaemon carinicauda isolate YSFRI2023 chromosome 30, ASM3689809v2, whole genome shotgun sequence genome:
- the LOC137623415 gene encoding uncharacterized protein: protein MVTRRGIPPPLSTSPHEGESILPYPFPHKKGNPPSLIHFSTRRGIHHPLSISPNEGESILPYPLPHTKGNPSSLIHFPKRRGIHPPLSTSPHEGESILPYPLPHTKGNPSSLIHFPTQRGIHPPLSTSPHEGESIIPYPFPQTKGNPSSLIHFPTRRGIHPPLSISPHEGESTLPYPLPHTKGNPSSLIHFPKRRGIHPPLSISPHEGESLLPYPLPHTKGNPSSLIHFPTRRGIYPSLSTSPHEGESFIPYPFPQTKGNPSSLIQFPTRRGIHPPLSISPHEGESTLPYPLPHTKGNPLSLIHFPKLRGIPPPLSTSPHKGESILPYPFPHTKGNPPSLIHFPTRRGIHHPLSISPQEGESTLPYPLPHTKGNPSSLIHFPKRRGIPPPLSTSPHEGESILPYPFPHTKGNPPSLIHFPTRREIHHPLSISPNEGESILPYPLPHTKGNPSSLIHFPTRRGIPPPLSTSPHEGESILPYPFPHMKGNPPSLIHFPTRRGIHHPLSISPNEGESLLPYPLPHTNGNPSSLIHFPTRRGIHPPLSTSPHEGESIIPYPFPQTKGNPSSLIHFPTRRGIHPHLSISPHKGESTLPYPLPHTKGNPSSLIHFPKRRGIHPPLSTSPHEGESFLSYPLPHTNGNPSSLIHFPTRRGIHPPLSTSPHEGESIIPYPFPQTKGNPSSLIHFPTRRGIFPSLSPSPYKRESFLLYPLPHTKGNPSFSIHFPT, encoded by the coding sequence ATGGTGACACGAAGGGGAATCCCTCCTCCCTTATCCACTTCCCCACACGAAGGGGAATCCATCCTCCCTTATCCATTTCCCCACAAGAAGGGGAATCCACCCTCCCTTATCCACTTCTCCACACGAAGGGGAATCCATCATCCCTTATCCATTTCCCCAAACGAAGGGGAATCCATCCTCCCTTATCCACTTCCCCACACGAAGGGAAATCCATCATCCCTTATCCATTTCCCCAAACGAAGGGGAATCCATCCTCCCTTATCCACTTCCCCACACGAAGGGGAATCCATCCTCCCTTATCCACTTCCCCACACGAAGGGAAATCCATCCTCCCTTATCCATTTCCCCACACAAAGGGGAATCCACCCTCCCTTATCCACTTCCCCACACGAAGGGGAATCCATCATCCCTTATCCATTTCCCCAAACGAAGGGGAATCCATCCTCCCTTATCCACTTCCCCACACGAAGGGGAATCCATCCTCCCTTATCCATTTCCCCACACGAAGGGGAATCCACCCTCCCTTATCCACTTCCCCACACGAAGGGGAATCCATCATCCCTTATCCATTTCCCCAAACGAAGGGGAATCCATCCTCCCTTATCCATTTCCCCACACGAAGGGGAATCCCTCCTCCCTTATCCACTTCCCCACACGAAGGGGAATCCATCCTCCCTTATCCATTTCCCCACAAGAAGGGGAATCTACCCTTCCTTATCCACTTCCCCACACGAAGGGGAATCCTTCATCCCTTATCCATTTCCCCAAACAAAGGGGAATCCGTCCTCCCTTATCCAATTCCCCACACGAAGGGGAATCCATCCTCCCTTATCCATTTCCCCACACGAAGGGGAATCCACCCTCCCTTATCCACTTCCCCACACGAAGGGAAATCCATTATCCCTTATCCATTTCCCCAAACTAAGGGGAATCCCTCCTCCCTTATCCACTTCCCCACACAAAGGGGAATCCATCCTCCCTTATCCATTTCCCCACACGAAGGGGAATCCACCCTCCCTTATCCACTTCCCCACACGAAGGGGAATCCATCATCCCTTATCCATTTCCCCACAAGAAGGGGAATCTACCCTTCCTTATCCACTTCCCCACACGAAGGGGAATCCTTCATCCCTTATCCATTTCCCCAAACGAAGGGGAATCCCTCCTCCCTTATCCACTTCCCCTCACGAAGGGGAATCAATCCTCCCTTATCCATTTCCCCATACGAAGGGGAATCCACCCTCCCTTATCCACTTCCCCACACGAAGGGAAATCCATCATCCCTTATCCATTTCCCCAAACGAAGGGGAATCCATCCTCCCTTATCCACTTCCCCACACGAAGGGGAATCCATCCTCCCTTATCCACTTCCCCACACGAAGGGGAATCCCTCCTCCCTTATCCACTTCCCCACACGAAGGGGAATCCATTCTCCCTTATCCATTTCCCCACATGAAGGGGAATCCACCCTCCCTTATCCACTTCCCCACACGAAGGGGAATCCATCATCCCTTATCCATTTCCCCAAACGAAGGGGAATCCCTCCTCCCTTATCCACTTCCCCACACGAACGGGAATCCATCCTCCCTTATCCATTTCCCCACACGAAGGGGAATCCACCCTCCCTTATCCACTTCCCCACACGAAGGGGAATCCATCATCCCTTATCCATTTCCCCAAACGAAGGGGAATCCCTCCTCCCTTATCCACTTCCCCACACGAAGGGGAATCCATCCTCACTTATCCATTTCCCCACACAAAGGGGAATCCACCCTCCCTTATCCACTTCCCCACACGAAGGGGAATCCATCATCCCTTATCCATTTCCCCAAACGAAGGGGAATCCATCCTCCCTTATCCACTTCCCCACACGAAGGGGAATCCTTCCTCTCTTATCCACTTCCCCACACGAATGGGAATCCATCCTCCCTTATCCATTTCCCCACACGAAGGGGAATCCACCCTCCCTTATCCACTTCCCCACACGAAGGGGAATCCATCATCCCTTATCCATTTCCCCAAACGAAGGGGAATCCATCCTCCCTTATCCACTTTCCCACACGAAGGGGAATCTTCCCTTCCCTATCCCCTTCCCCATACAAAAGGGAATCCTTCCTTCTCTATCCACTTCCCCACACGAAGGGGAATCCTTCCTTCTCTATCCACTTCCCCACTTGA